The following are from one region of the Ochotona princeps isolate mOchPri1 chromosome 15, mOchPri1.hap1, whole genome shotgun sequence genome:
- the THAP2 gene encoding THAP domain-containing protein 2: MPTNCAAAGCATTYNKHINISFHRFPLDPKRRKEWIRLVRRKNFVPGKHTFLCSKHFEASCFDLTGQTRRLKMDAVPTIFDFCTHIKSMKLKSKKLLKKNNSCTSSGPSNLKSNLSNQQVLLEHSYAFRNPMEAKRRIIKLEKEIASLRRKMKTCLQKERRATHRWIQATCLVKNLEANNLLPRGTSEYILPTALNSLPLEDFKILEQEQQDKTLAVI, translated from the exons ATGCCGACCAATTGCGCCGCGGCGGGCTGTGCTACCACCTACAACAAACACATTAACATCAGCTTCCACAG gtttCCTTTGGATcctaaaagaagaaaggaatggaTTCGCCTGGTTAGGCGCAAAAATTTTGTGCCAGGAAAACATACTTTTCTTTGTTCAAAGCACTTTGAAGCCTCTTGTTTTGACCTAACAGGACAGACTCGACGACTAAAAATGGATGCTGTTCCAACCATTTTTGATTTTTGTACCCATATTAAGTCTATG AAACTCAAGTCAAAGAAGCTTTTGAAGAAAAACAATAGTTGTACTTCATCTGGACCATCTAATTTAAAATCAAACCTAAGTAATCAACAAGTACTACTTGAACACAGTTATGCCTTTAGGAATCCAATGGAAGCCAAAAGGAGGATAATTAAACTGGAAAAAGAAATAGCAAGCTtgaggagaaaaatgaaaacttgccTACAGAAAGAACGTAGAGCAACTCATAGATGGATTCAAGCCACATGCTTGGTGAAGAATTTAGAAGCTAATAACCTATTACCTAGGGGCACATCAGAATACATCTTACCAACTGCCTTAAATAGTCTTCCCTTGGAGGATTTCAAGATTCTCGAACAAGAGCAGCAAGATAAAACACTGGCAGTCATCTAA